A single region of the Alosa alosa isolate M-15738 ecotype Scorff River chromosome 6, AALO_Geno_1.1, whole genome shotgun sequence genome encodes:
- the LOC125296614 gene encoding glycine-rich cell wall structural protein isoform X14 yields MLGRALLQTSLVLWLVQHTLQGGVSRPQNGALGRLMPRGRGGYGGKAGGYPTAALGAGGYRNGNGRGMKQGGYGAGAGLGVGMGLSNGLGAGLGAGKQAARGYGNGMGAYPGAGAGYGSYPGAGRGTAGGSYPTGQGSKAPKPGSRPGPGVAGGQGPTGNGYGRGTGRPTGQGSKPSKAGNGGGGALPFGQGQKGNGYGPAPAISNGNGAKGNGYGPGAGPTNGQGPVSNGYGPAPAVSNGQAPISNGYGPGPAVSNGQGGKPYGAGGPGGQGGKPSKTGYGPGAAYPGAVGNGYGGLGQGGYPMGGRGGKQVGYTDGMGGYPGAGLGDGMGPGLGGPGAGAKPLTSGYANGYTNGNGYMNGAGGYPVLADGAGMGSKAGKGPGGASMGPAGSLPYGGQPVVAAGLGVDGKSGGYGAGPVPLGLSPDASLGAGLEPVNGKFGGMGQLPYNGAPVIPAGLEGDGGYPYGAAQQLGLGADAGKSASKYGDAGAALGAQPSQPGPQTGGKPKCKNGNGRGYGGPQPAAYAGPLAASQGGYGGKDGNKYGMNGYYGNGYKG; encoded by the exons ATGTTGGGACGCGCTCTCCTGCAGACCTCTCTGGTCCTCTGGCTGGTACAGCACACCCTGCAAGGAG GCGTAAGCAGACCTCAGAATGGTGCCTTGGGAAGACTGATGCCaagag GGCGTGGTGGCTATGGGGGCAAAGCCGGTG GTTATCCAACTGCTGCCCTTGGTGCAG GAGGATACAGAAATGGAAATGGCCGTGGCATGAAGCAAGGAGGCTATGGAGCAG GAGCCGGTCTGGGAGTTGGAATGGGCCTGAGCAATGGACTGGGAGCCGGTCTGGGAGCAGGCAAACAGGCAGCTAGAG GTTATGGAAATGGAATGGGTGCTTACCCTGGTGCTGGGGCTGGGTACGGTAGCTACCCTGGAGCAGGTCGCG GCACTGCAGGAGGGAGCTATCCCACTGGCCAGGGCTCAAAGGCCCCTAAACCGG GTAGCCGACCAGGACCTGGAGTGGCTGGTGGCCAGGGACCTACTGGCAATG GATATGGTCGTGGAACAGGCAGGCCCACAGGACAGGGCTCCAAGCCATCTAAAGCTG gTAATGGAGGTGGAGGTGCTTTGCCTTTTGGACAGGGGCAGAAGGGGAATG GATATGGTCCAGCCCCGGCTATTTCCAATGGAAATGGAGCCAAAGGCAATG GGTATGGCCCAGGTGCAGGACCCACCAATGGACAGGGGCCTGTAAGCAATG GATATGGGCCAGCACCAGCTGTTTCCAATGGACAGGCACCTATAAGCAACG GATATGGCCCTGGACCAGCGGTTTCCAATGGACAGGGAGGCAAACCCTATG GAGCTGGAGGGCCTGGTGGCCAGGGGGGAAAGCCTTCGAAGACTG GTTATGGACCTGGTGCAGCTTACCCTGGAGCTGTCGGCAATGGCTATGGAG GTTTGGGACAGGGTGGATACCCCATGGGGGGCCGTGGAGGCAAGCAAGTAG GTTACACTGATGGCATGGGAGGATATCCTGGCGCCGGCCTCGGTGACGGCATGGGCCCTG GTCTTGGAGGACCAGGTGCAGGAGCCAAACCTCTGACTTCAG GTTATGCTAATGGATACACCAATGGTAATGGCTATATGAATG GAGCTGGTGGATACCCAGTGTTAGCCGATGGGGCAGGGATGGGAAGCAAAGCAGGGAAGGGACCAG GTGGCGCTAGTATGGGGCCTGCTGGTTCTCTGCCCTATGGGGGCCAGCCTGTGGTCGCAGCTGGGCTGGGTGTTGACGGAAAGTCTGGAGGGTACGGAGCTGGCCCAGTGCCTTTGGGGCTTAGTCCTGATGCCAGCCTGG GTGCAGGACTTGAACCTGTCAATGGGAAATttg GTGGTATGGGACAGCTTCCTTACAATGGCGCCCCAGTCATCCCAGCTGGGCTAGagg GTGATGGTGGGTATCCATATGGCGCTGCTCAGCAACTTGGCTTGGGAGCTGATGCAGGCAAATCTGCCAGCAAatatg GGGATGCTGGGGCAGCTCTTGGTGCCCAGCCCTCTCAGCCTGGACCACAGACTGGGGGCAAacctaaatgcaaaaatg GAAATGGCAGAGGATATGGAGGACCTCAGCCAGCAG cctatgctggGCCACTGGCAGCCAGCCAGGGTGGCTATG GAGGCAAAGACGGAAACAAGTATGGTATGAACGGCTACTATGGCAATGGCTACAAAG GTTGA
- the LOC125296614 gene encoding glycine-rich cell wall structural protein isoform X13 has product MLGRALLQTSLVLWLVQHTLQGGVSRPQNGALGRLMPRGRGGYGGKAGGYPTAALGAGGYRNGNGRGMKQGGYGAGAGLGVGMGLSNGLGAGLGAGKQAARGYGNGMGAYPGAGAGYGSYPGAGRGTAGGSYPTGQGSKAPKPGSRPGPGVAGGQGPTGNGYGRGTGRPTGQGSKPSKAGNGGGGALPFGQGQKGNGYGPAPAISNGNGAKGNGYGPGAGPTNGQGPVSNGYGPAPAFSNGQAPISNGYGPGPAVSNGQGGKPYGAGGPGGQGGKPSKTGYGPGAAYPGAVGNGYGGLGQGGYPMGGRGGKQVGYTDGMGGYPGAGLGDGMGPGLGGPGAGAKPLTSGYANGYTNGNGYMNGAGGYPVLADGAGMGSKAGKGPGGASMGPAGSLPYGGQPVVAAGLGVDGKSGGYGAGPVPLGLSPDASLGAGLEPVNGKFGGMGQLPYNGAPVIPAGLEGDGGYPYGAAQQLGLGADAGKSASKYGDAGAALGAQPSQPGPQTGGKPKCKNGNGRGYGGPQPAAYAGPLAASQGGYGGKDGNKYGMNGYYGNGYKG; this is encoded by the exons ATGTTGGGACGCGCTCTCCTGCAGACCTCTCTGGTCCTCTGGCTGGTACAGCACACCCTGCAAGGAG GCGTAAGCAGACCTCAGAATGGTGCCTTGGGAAGACTGATGCCaagag GGCGTGGTGGCTATGGGGGCAAAGCCGGTG GTTATCCAACTGCTGCCCTTGGTGCAG GAGGATACAGAAATGGAAATGGCCGTGGCATGAAGCAAGGAGGCTATGGAGCAG GAGCCGGTCTGGGAGTTGGAATGGGCCTGAGCAATGGACTGGGAGCCGGTCTGGGAGCAGGCAAACAGGCAGCTAGAG GTTATGGAAATGGAATGGGTGCTTACCCTGGTGCTGGGGCTGGGTACGGTAGCTACCCTGGAGCAGGTCGCG GCACTGCAGGAGGGAGCTATCCCACTGGCCAGGGCTCAAAGGCCCCTAAACCGG GTAGCCGACCAGGACCTGGAGTGGCTGGTGGCCAGGGACCTACTGGCAATG GATATGGTCGTGGAACAGGCAGGCCCACAGGACAGGGCTCCAAGCCATCTAAAGCTG gTAATGGAGGTGGAGGTGCTTTGCCTTTTGGACAGGGGCAGAAGGGGAATG GATATGGTCCAGCCCCGGCTATTTCCAATGGAAATGGAGCCAAAGGCAATG GGTATGGCCCAGGTGCAGGACCCACCAATGGACAGGGGCCTGTAAGCAATG GATATGGGCCAGCACCAGCTTTTTCCAATGGACAGGCACCTATAAGCAACG GATATGGCCCTGGACCAGCAGTTTCCAATGGACAGGGAGGCAAACCCTATG GAGCTGGAGGGCCTGGTGGCCAGGGGGGAAAGCCTTCGAAGACTG GTTATGGACCTGGTGCAGCTTACCCTGGAGCTGTCGGCAATGGCTATGGAG GTTTGGGACAGGGTGGATACCCCATGGGGGGCCGTGGAGGCAAGCAAGTAG GTTACACTGATGGCATGGGAGGATATCCTGGCGCCGGCCTCGGTGACGGCATGGGCCCTG GTCTTGGAGGACCAGGTGCAGGAGCCAAACCTCTGACTTCAG GTTATGCTAATGGATACACCAATGGTAATGGCTATATGAATG GAGCTGGTGGATACCCAGTGTTAGCCGATGGGGCAGGGATGGGAAGCAAAGCAGGGAAGGGACCAG GTGGCGCTAGTATGGGGCCTGCTGGTTCTCTGCCCTATGGGGGCCAGCCTGTGGTCGCAGCTGGGCTGGGTGTTGACGGAAAGTCTGGAGGGTACGGAGCTGGCCCAGTGCCTTTGGGGCTTAGTCCTGATGCCAGCCTGG GTGCAGGACTTGAACCTGTCAATGGGAAATttg GTGGTATGGGACAGCTTCCTTACAATGGCGCCCCAGTCATCCCAGCTGGGCTAGagg GTGATGGTGGGTATCCATATGGCGCTGCTCAGCAACTTGGCTTGGGAGCTGATGCAGGCAAATCTGCCAGCAAatatg GGGATGCTGGGGCAGCTCTTGGTGCCCAGCCCTCTCAGCCTGGACCACAGACTGGGGGCAAacctaaatgcaaaaatg GAAATGGCAGAGGATATGGAGGACCTCAGCCAGCAG cctatgctggGCCACTGGCAGCCAGCCAGGGTGGCTATG GAGGCAAAGACGGAAACAAGTATGGTATGAACGGCTACTATGGCAATGGCTACAAAG GTTGA
- the LOC125296614 gene encoding glycine-rich cell wall structural protein 1 isoform X3 — MLGRALLQTSLVLWLVQHTLQGGVSRPQNGALGRLMPRGRGGYGGKAGGYPTAALGAGGYRNGNGRGMKQGGYGAGAGLGVGMGLSNGLGAGLGAGKQAARGYGNGMGAYPGAGAGYGSYPGAGRGTAGGSYPTGQGSKAPKPGSRPGPGVAGGQGPTGNGYGRGTGRPTGQGSKPSKAGNGGGGALPFGQGQKGNGYGPAPAISNGNGAKGNGYGPGAGPTNGQGPVSNGYGPAPAVSNGQAPISNGYGPGPAVSNGQGGKPYGAGGPGGQGGKPSKTGYGPGPAVSNGQGGKPYGAGGPGGQGGKPSKTGYGPAPAFSNGQAPISNGYGPGPAVSNGQGGKPYGAGGPGGQGGKPSKTGYGPGAAYPGAVGNGYGGLGQGGYPMGGRGGKQVGYTDGMGGYPGAGLGDGMGPGLGGPGAGAKPLTSGYANGYTNGNGYMNGAGGYPVLADGAGMGSKAGKGPGGASMGPAGSLPYGGQPVVAAGLGVDGKSGGYGAGPVPLGLSPDASLGAGLEPVNGKFGGMGQLPYNGAPVIPAGLEGDGGYPYGAAQQLGLGADAGKSASKYGDAGAALGAQPSQPGPQTGGKPKCKNGNGRGYGGPQPAAYAGPLAASQGGYGGKDGNKYGMNGYYGNGYKG, encoded by the exons ATGTTGGGACGCGCTCTCCTGCAGACCTCTCTGGTCCTCTGGCTGGTACAGCACACCCTGCAAGGAG GCGTAAGCAGACCTCAGAATGGTGCCTTGGGAAGACTGATGCCaagag GGCGTGGTGGCTATGGGGGCAAAGCCGGTG GTTATCCAACTGCTGCCCTTGGTGCAG GAGGATACAGAAATGGAAATGGCCGTGGCATGAAGCAAGGAGGCTATGGAGCAG GAGCCGGTCTGGGAGTTGGAATGGGCCTGAGCAATGGACTGGGAGCCGGTCTGGGAGCAGGCAAACAGGCAGCTAGAG GTTATGGAAATGGAATGGGTGCTTACCCTGGTGCTGGGGCTGGGTACGGTAGCTACCCTGGAGCAGGTCGCG GCACTGCAGGAGGGAGCTATCCCACTGGCCAGGGCTCAAAGGCCCCTAAACCGG GTAGCCGACCAGGACCTGGAGTGGCTGGTGGCCAGGGACCTACTGGCAATG GATATGGTCGTGGAACAGGCAGGCCCACAGGACAGGGCTCCAAGCCATCTAAAGCTG gTAATGGAGGTGGAGGTGCTTTGCCTTTTGGACAGGGGCAGAAGGGGAATG GATATGGTCCAGCCCCGGCTATTTCCAATGGAAATGGAGCCAAAGGCAATG GGTATGGCCCAGGTGCAGGACCCACCAATGGACAGGGGCCTGTAAGCAATG GATATGGGCCAGCACCAGCTGTTTCCAATGGACAGGCACCTATAAGCAACG GATATGGCCCTGGACCAGCGGTTTCCAATGGACAGGGAGGCAAACCCTATG GAGCTGGAGGGCCTGGTGGCCAGGGGGGAAAGCCTTCAAAGACTG GATATGGCCCTGGACCAGCGGTTTCCAATGGACAGGGAGGCAAACCCTATG GAGCTGGAGGGCCTGGTGGCCAGGGGGGAAAGCCTTCAAAGACTG GATATGGGCCAGCACCAGCTTTTTCCAATGGACAGGCACCTATAAGCAACG GATATGGCCCTGGACCAGCAGTTTCCAATGGACAGGGAGGCAAACCCTATG GAGCTGGAGGGCCTGGTGGCCAGGGGGGAAAGCCTTCGAAGACTG GTTATGGACCTGGTGCAGCTTACCCTGGAGCTGTCGGCAATGGCTATGGAG GTTTGGGACAGGGTGGATACCCCATGGGGGGCCGTGGAGGCAAGCAAGTAG GTTACACTGATGGCATGGGAGGATATCCTGGCGCCGGCCTCGGTGACGGCATGGGCCCTG GTCTTGGAGGACCAGGTGCAGGAGCCAAACCTCTGACTTCAG GTTATGCTAATGGATACACCAATGGTAATGGCTATATGAATG GAGCTGGTGGATACCCAGTGTTAGCCGATGGGGCAGGGATGGGAAGCAAAGCAGGGAAGGGACCAG GTGGCGCTAGTATGGGGCCTGCTGGTTCTCTGCCCTATGGGGGCCAGCCTGTGGTCGCAGCTGGGCTGGGTGTTGACGGAAAGTCTGGAGGGTACGGAGCTGGCCCAGTGCCTTTGGGGCTTAGTCCTGATGCCAGCCTGG GTGCAGGACTTGAACCTGTCAATGGGAAATttg GTGGTATGGGACAGCTTCCTTACAATGGCGCCCCAGTCATCCCAGCTGGGCTAGagg GTGATGGTGGGTATCCATATGGCGCTGCTCAGCAACTTGGCTTGGGAGCTGATGCAGGCAAATCTGCCAGCAAatatg GGGATGCTGGGGCAGCTCTTGGTGCCCAGCCCTCTCAGCCTGGACCACAGACTGGGGGCAAacctaaatgcaaaaatg GAAATGGCAGAGGATATGGAGGACCTCAGCCAGCAG cctatgctggGCCACTGGCAGCCAGCCAGGGTGGCTATG GAGGCAAAGACGGAAACAAGTATGGTATGAACGGCTACTATGGCAATGGCTACAAAG GTTGA
- the LOC125296614 gene encoding glycine-rich cell wall structural protein 1 isoform X8, with protein sequence MLGRALLQTSLVLWLVQHTLQGGVSRPQNGALGRLMPRGRGGYGGKAGGYPTAALGAGGYRNGNGRGMKQGGYGAGAGLGVGMGLSNGLGAGLGAGKQAARGYGNGMGAYPGAGAGYGSYPGAGRGSRPGPGVAGGQGPTGNGYGRGTGRPTGQGSKPSKAGNGGGGALPFGQGQKGNGYGPAPAISNGNGAKGNGYGPGAGPTNGQGPVSNGYGPAPAVSNGQAPISNGYGPGPAVSNGQGGKPYGAGGPGGQGGKPSKTGYGPAPAFSNGQAPISNGYGPGPAVSNGQGGKPYGAGGPGGQGGKPSKTGYGPAPAFSNGQAPISNGYGPGPAVSNGQGGKPYGAGGPGGQGGKPSKTGYGPGAAYPGAVGNGYGGLGQGGYPMGGRGGKQVGYTDGMGGYPGAGLGDGMGPGLGGPGAGAKPLTSGYANGYTNGNGYMNGAGGYPVLADGAGMGSKAGKGPGGASMGPAGSLPYGGQPVVAAGLGVDGKSGGYGAGPVPLGLSPDASLGAGLEPVNGKFGGMGQLPYNGAPVIPAGLEGDGGYPYGAAQQLGLGADAGKSASKYGDAGAALGAQPSQPGPQTGGKPKCKNGNGRGYGGPQPAAYAGPLAASQGGYGGKDGNKYGMNGYYGNGYKG encoded by the exons ATGTTGGGACGCGCTCTCCTGCAGACCTCTCTGGTCCTCTGGCTGGTACAGCACACCCTGCAAGGAG GCGTAAGCAGACCTCAGAATGGTGCCTTGGGAAGACTGATGCCaagag GGCGTGGTGGCTATGGGGGCAAAGCCGGTG GTTATCCAACTGCTGCCCTTGGTGCAG GAGGATACAGAAATGGAAATGGCCGTGGCATGAAGCAAGGAGGCTATGGAGCAG GAGCCGGTCTGGGAGTTGGAATGGGCCTGAGCAATGGACTGGGAGCCGGTCTGGGAGCAGGCAAACAGGCAGCTAGAG GTTATGGAAATGGAATGGGTGCTTACCCTGGTGCTGGGGCTGGGTACGGTAGCTACCCTGGAGCAGGTCGCG GTAGCCGACCAGGACCTGGAGTGGCTGGTGGCCAGGGACCTACTGGCAATG GATATGGTCGTGGAACAGGCAGGCCCACAGGACAGGGCTCCAAGCCATCTAAAGCTG gTAATGGAGGTGGAGGTGCTTTGCCTTTTGGACAGGGGCAGAAGGGGAATG GATATGGTCCAGCCCCGGCTATTTCCAATGGAAATGGAGCCAAAGGCAATG GGTATGGCCCAGGTGCAGGACCCACCAATGGACAGGGGCCTGTAAGCAATG GATATGGGCCAGCACCAGCTGTTTCCAATGGACAGGCACCTATAAGCAACG GATATGGCCCTGGACCAGCGGTTTCCAATGGACAGGGAGGCAAACCCTATG GAGCTGGAGGGCCTGGTGGCCAGGGGGGAAAGCCTTCAAAGACTG GATATGGGCCAGCACCAGCTTTTTCCAATGGACAGGCACCTATAAGCAACG GATATGGCCCTGGACCAGCGGTTTCCAATGGACAGGGAGGCAAACCCTATG GAGCTGGAGGGCCTGGTGGCCAGGGGGGAAAGCCTTCAAAGACTG GATATGGGCCAGCACCAGCTTTTTCCAATGGACAGGCACCTATAAGCAACG GATATGGCCCTGGACCAGCAGTTTCCAATGGACAGGGAGGCAAACCCTATG GAGCTGGAGGGCCTGGTGGCCAGGGGGGAAAGCCTTCGAAGACTG GTTATGGACCTGGTGCAGCTTACCCTGGAGCTGTCGGCAATGGCTATGGAG GTTTGGGACAGGGTGGATACCCCATGGGGGGCCGTGGAGGCAAGCAAGTAG GTTACACTGATGGCATGGGAGGATATCCTGGCGCCGGCCTCGGTGACGGCATGGGCCCTG GTCTTGGAGGACCAGGTGCAGGAGCCAAACCTCTGACTTCAG GTTATGCTAATGGATACACCAATGGTAATGGCTATATGAATG GAGCTGGTGGATACCCAGTGTTAGCCGATGGGGCAGGGATGGGAAGCAAAGCAGGGAAGGGACCAG GTGGCGCTAGTATGGGGCCTGCTGGTTCTCTGCCCTATGGGGGCCAGCCTGTGGTCGCAGCTGGGCTGGGTGTTGACGGAAAGTCTGGAGGGTACGGAGCTGGCCCAGTGCCTTTGGGGCTTAGTCCTGATGCCAGCCTGG GTGCAGGACTTGAACCTGTCAATGGGAAATttg GTGGTATGGGACAGCTTCCTTACAATGGCGCCCCAGTCATCCCAGCTGGGCTAGagg GTGATGGTGGGTATCCATATGGCGCTGCTCAGCAACTTGGCTTGGGAGCTGATGCAGGCAAATCTGCCAGCAAatatg GGGATGCTGGGGCAGCTCTTGGTGCCCAGCCCTCTCAGCCTGGACCACAGACTGGGGGCAAacctaaatgcaaaaatg GAAATGGCAGAGGATATGGAGGACCTCAGCCAGCAG cctatgctggGCCACTGGCAGCCAGCCAGGGTGGCTATG GAGGCAAAGACGGAAACAAGTATGGTATGAACGGCTACTATGGCAATGGCTACAAAG GTTGA
- the LOC125296614 gene encoding glycine-rich cell wall structural protein 1 isoform X7 codes for MLGRALLQTSLVLWLVQHTLQGGVSRPQNGALGRLMPRGRGGYGGKAGGYPTAALGAGGYRNGNGRGMKQGGYGAGAGLGVGMGLSNGLGAGLGAGKQAARGYGNGMGAYPGAGAGYGSYPGAGRGTAGGSYPTGQGSKAPKPGYGRGTGRPTGQGSKPSKAGNGGGGALPFGQGQKGNGYGPAPAISNGNGAKGNGYGPGAGPTNGQGPVSNGYGPAPAVSNGQAPISNGYGPGPAVSNGQGGKPYGAGGPGGQGGKPSKTGYGPAPAFSNGQAPISNGYGPGPAVSNGQGGKPYGAGGPGGQGGKPSKTGYGPAPAFSNGQAPISNGYGPGPAVSNGQGGKPYGAGGPGGQGGKPSKTGYGPGAAYPGAVGNGYGGLGQGGYPMGGRGGKQVGYTDGMGGYPGAGLGDGMGPGLGGPGAGAKPLTSGYANGYTNGNGYMNGAGGYPVLADGAGMGSKAGKGPGGASMGPAGSLPYGGQPVVAAGLGVDGKSGGYGAGPVPLGLSPDASLGAGLEPVNGKFGGMGQLPYNGAPVIPAGLEGDGGYPYGAAQQLGLGADAGKSASKYGDAGAALGAQPSQPGPQTGGKPKCKNGNGRGYGGPQPAAYAGPLAASQGGYGGKDGNKYGMNGYYGNGYKG; via the exons ATGTTGGGACGCGCTCTCCTGCAGACCTCTCTGGTCCTCTGGCTGGTACAGCACACCCTGCAAGGAG GCGTAAGCAGACCTCAGAATGGTGCCTTGGGAAGACTGATGCCaagag GGCGTGGTGGCTATGGGGGCAAAGCCGGTG GTTATCCAACTGCTGCCCTTGGTGCAG GAGGATACAGAAATGGAAATGGCCGTGGCATGAAGCAAGGAGGCTATGGAGCAG GAGCCGGTCTGGGAGTTGGAATGGGCCTGAGCAATGGACTGGGAGCCGGTCTGGGAGCAGGCAAACAGGCAGCTAGAG GTTATGGAAATGGAATGGGTGCTTACCCTGGTGCTGGGGCTGGGTACGGTAGCTACCCTGGAGCAGGTCGCG GCACTGCAGGAGGGAGCTATCCCACTGGCCAGGGCTCAAAGGCCCCTAAACCGG GATATGGTCGTGGAACAGGCAGGCCCACAGGACAGGGCTCCAAGCCATCTAAAGCTG gTAATGGAGGTGGAGGTGCTTTGCCTTTTGGACAGGGGCAGAAGGGGAATG GATATGGTCCAGCCCCGGCTATTTCCAATGGAAATGGAGCCAAAGGCAATG GGTATGGCCCAGGTGCAGGACCCACCAATGGACAGGGGCCTGTAAGCAATG GATATGGGCCAGCACCAGCTGTTTCCAATGGACAGGCACCTATAAGCAACG GATATGGCCCTGGACCAGCGGTTTCCAATGGACAGGGAGGCAAACCCTATG GAGCTGGAGGGCCTGGTGGCCAGGGGGGAAAGCCTTCAAAGACTG GATATGGGCCAGCACCAGCTTTTTCCAATGGACAGGCACCTATAAGCAACG GATATGGCCCTGGACCAGCGGTTTCCAATGGACAGGGAGGCAAACCCTATG GAGCTGGAGGGCCTGGTGGCCAGGGGGGAAAGCCTTCAAAGACTG GATATGGGCCAGCACCAGCTTTTTCCAATGGACAGGCACCTATAAGCAACG GATATGGCCCTGGACCAGCAGTTTCCAATGGACAGGGAGGCAAACCCTATG GAGCTGGAGGGCCTGGTGGCCAGGGGGGAAAGCCTTCGAAGACTG GTTATGGACCTGGTGCAGCTTACCCTGGAGCTGTCGGCAATGGCTATGGAG GTTTGGGACAGGGTGGATACCCCATGGGGGGCCGTGGAGGCAAGCAAGTAG GTTACACTGATGGCATGGGAGGATATCCTGGCGCCGGCCTCGGTGACGGCATGGGCCCTG GTCTTGGAGGACCAGGTGCAGGAGCCAAACCTCTGACTTCAG GTTATGCTAATGGATACACCAATGGTAATGGCTATATGAATG GAGCTGGTGGATACCCAGTGTTAGCCGATGGGGCAGGGATGGGAAGCAAAGCAGGGAAGGGACCAG GTGGCGCTAGTATGGGGCCTGCTGGTTCTCTGCCCTATGGGGGCCAGCCTGTGGTCGCAGCTGGGCTGGGTGTTGACGGAAAGTCTGGAGGGTACGGAGCTGGCCCAGTGCCTTTGGGGCTTAGTCCTGATGCCAGCCTGG GTGCAGGACTTGAACCTGTCAATGGGAAATttg GTGGTATGGGACAGCTTCCTTACAATGGCGCCCCAGTCATCCCAGCTGGGCTAGagg GTGATGGTGGGTATCCATATGGCGCTGCTCAGCAACTTGGCTTGGGAGCTGATGCAGGCAAATCTGCCAGCAAatatg GGGATGCTGGGGCAGCTCTTGGTGCCCAGCCCTCTCAGCCTGGACCACAGACTGGGGGCAAacctaaatgcaaaaatg GAAATGGCAGAGGATATGGAGGACCTCAGCCAGCAG cctatgctggGCCACTGGCAGCCAGCCAGGGTGGCTATG GAGGCAAAGACGGAAACAAGTATGGTATGAACGGCTACTATGGCAATGGCTACAAAG GTTGA